A DNA window from Lachancea thermotolerans CBS 6340 chromosome G complete sequence contains the following coding sequences:
- the AVL9 gene encoding Avl9p (similar to uniprot|Q12500 Saccharomyces cerevisiae YLR114C AVL9 PHO85 Requiring) — MSQPENVIFGILLVNFHHSKGPEIEYSYGLPNDIEAAKVWPFLPFQALPDGSHSFEETFTYFTLLFNEKTNSGPPPEGGAEIADTQVDDFTTFFAISCTRQIKAEDLITKTDDITRSTVQKAIVVVARRPIFGQIKDKLSIITNAFFLQRDFSNKAIIGTLHENLTAMYKLSVIDDEAHMYVGLCLRRVMHDFRRHVLIILKAILLEQKVLFYGSDVEALCNLQFGFISLIPNLILNLQDCGSPKLDSYRQSLTMADSFKSSDRQSVLRFLGFPLQIFGKGGLFSPYSPLQQMADLESSNTQFYVAGTSNSLLLEQKSNLCDILVNANDHSVEIISADKSLHHALQLTSHDKRWIDSIVSIVSETWNEDDYTTPKNMQFEGSEDFIRWQFEDYLTGMVACEKLDSFVKKNENKEQALRSIPDELIQQAPAESYGLPWMRLWRETRNYDTFNNFTDDRIFDLFAPKHVCNSTDTLTSLQQRLSKSFQSLMKKEQTSHREKDEASIEGTQKDTEDVSKSGPTKNVPATEDSMRGASWKDYFNRKKKARDLAGDQLSVPSTHTIALNSTPAAISTALLSLGLSELPSDEDFENLEYSQELQSSGDKSQDLESADFMNGDKAARLGTKGTGESEEKNPWVGEK; from the coding sequence ATGAGTCAGCCTGAGAATGTTATTTTTGGTATTCTCCTGGTCAACTTCCACCATTCAAAAGGCCCGGAGATCGAATACTCCTATGGACTGCCCAACGACATTGAGGCGGCCAAGGTGTGGCCATTTCTCCCGTTTCAAGCACTACCAGACGGCTCGcactcttttgaagaaaccTTTACGTACTTTACACTACTCTTCAATGAGAAAACGAATAGTGGACCTCCCCCCGAGGGAGGTGCTGAAATCGCCGATACACAAGTTGATGACTTTACGACCTTTTTCGCCATATCGTGCACCAGGCAGATCAAGGCTGAGGACCTGATAACGAAAACTGATGACATTACACGATCTACAGTGCAGAAAGCTATAGTCGTGGTTGCGAGAAGACCCATTTTTGGCCAGATCAAAGACAAACTCAGCATTATAACCAACGCATTTTTCTTGCAACGAGATTTTAGCAACAAAGCCATCATCGGCACACTTCATGAGAACCTCACAGCAATGTACAAGCTCTCTGTTATAGATGATGAGGCACACATGTACGTTGGTTTATGCCTTCGTCGCGTAATGCATGATTTCAGAAGACACGTTCTAATTATTCTCAAAGCCATTCTATTGGAACAGAAAGTGTTATTTTATGGGAGTGACGTTGAGGCCTTATGTAACTTGCAGTTCGGCTTCATCAGTCTAATACCAAACCTTATTTTGAACCTTCAAGACTGTGGATCGCCTAAACTGGACAGCTACCGCCAAAGTCTCACAATGGCGGATTCATTTAAGTCAAGCGATCGTCAATCAGTCTTGAGGTTTCTGGGATTTCCacttcaaatctttggCAAAGGGGGACTTTTTTCGCCTTACAGCCCGCTGCAACAGATGGCTGATCTGGAATCTTCTAACACCCAGTTTTACGTTGCAGGGACTTCAAACTCTCTTTTGCTGGAACAAAAGTCAAACCTATGCGATATTTTGGTGAATGCCAATGATCACTCGGTTGAAATCATATCAGCAGACAAAAGTTTGCATCATGCGTTACAACTGACTTCGCATGATAAAAGATGGATCGACTCTATTGTCTCTATTGTCTCCGAAACATGGAACGAAGACGACTATACAACCCCTAAAAATATGCAATTTGAAGGAAGCGAAGATTTTATAAGGTGGCAGTTCGAAGACTATCTTACAGGAATGGTCGCATGCGAAAAATTAGACTCCTTTGTTAAGAAAAACGAGAACAAAGAACAAGCGCTGAGATCAATTCCTGACGAACTGATTCAGCAGGCACCGGCGGAGTCGTATGGCTTGCCCTGGATGCGGCTTTGGAGGGAGACAAGAAATTACGACACATTTAATAACTTTACAGACGACAGaatttttgatctttttgcCCCAAAGCACGTTTGTAACTCCACTGATACACTCACAAGTTTGCAGCAAAGACTGAGCAAGTCTTTCCAATCATTaatgaaaaaagagcagaCATCTCACCGAGAAAAGGATGAGGCCTCAATTGAGGGCACACAGAAGGACACCGAAGATGTAAGTAAGAGCGGTCCAACAAAAAACGTTCCTGCGACTGAGGATTCCATGCGAGGTGCCTCCTGGAAAGATTACTTcaacagaaagaagaaggctaGGGACCTAGCTGGCGATCAGCTGTCCGTTCCTTCGACTCACACAATAGCTCTTAATTCAACACCTGCTGCTATAAGTACTGCCCTTCTAAGCCTTGGATTATCGGAGTTACCGAGCGACGAAgacttcgaaaacttgGAGTACTCCCAGGAATTACAAAGTAGTGGAGATAAAAGTCAGGATTTAGAGTCTGCAGATTTCATGAACGGAGACAAGGCGGCTCGTCTTGGGACGAAAGGAACCGGCGAAAGTGAGGAGAAAAATCCCTGGGTTGGCGAAAAGTGA
- the RGP1 gene encoding Rgp1p (similar to uniprot|P16664 Saccharomyces cerevisiae YDR137W RGP1 Subunit of a Golgi membrane exchange factor (Ric1p-Rgp1p) that catalyzes nucleotide exchange on Ypt6p), which translates to MRNYQLDTQNVAGNVKLEVIYEANPCFAGECVQAVLRLRHLGSPQIRDRLDIEMQALKQGNEESSDSAEDGGNQGLMSTFFRSFNKDQKAREVQIRQKRSRLEKDLEFHRSVSLTSCYVQIFGLFRYDPETLAPLQSDNSGSKLVGTGSLKISGRKKSNSEGLGGILFANLDDVARESMTGKKQELQKKPILLVPQTLVFSEIMLEPGEVRSFQFRSPRLPPDLPPSYKTSKNFKIQYYLNFGLTKIGSKGLTPFNTDFQIHVCPFVDAQIRQFTSKLDAGITILAPGRVKEVKDAQRSRRKSSSSILLRRRSSAQSVNFSESVSEGPKISKDLFKKLIQSRFSSDEFNDDIEGLVDKIMECQFETNNYESSEGEDTNSSQPQVRKDMGSVRENLNQLYNGTADITNTEENENEAQNGSTGPLPQIKSLQKEFIINRNGEFVGKVRLANSFYTTSDDIDLAIDLANEGRFKISAVTTSLKAFELINPKYATEALSASIKQQGQVMDENRAICFEETPTLHIKLLPHRSPTNQITSQFRTDVFQFKWMLCLKFVLLNRVENEVFVEEFYGDKNGSLSHAKQSLDGEVFSCHIPLTILPSSKNFGAW; encoded by the coding sequence ATGCGCAATTACCAACTTGACACGCAAAATGTCGCAGGAAACGTCAAACTGGAGGTGATTTACGAGGCTAATCCTTGCTTCGCTGGTGAATGCGTTCAGGCAGTATTGCGGCTGCGGCACCTAGGATCGCCACAAATTAGAGACCGCTTAGACATAGAAATGCAAGCCCTTAAACAAGGTAACGAAGAAAGTTCGGATTCTGCAGAGGACGGTGGAAACCAAGGCCTTATGAGCACTTTCTTTCGTTCCTTCAATAAAGATCAAAAGGCGCGCGAGGTCCAGATACGGCAGAAAAGGTCTCGGCTTGAAAAGGATCTTGAATTCCACAGAAGCGTCAGTCTTACATCATGCTACGTTCAGATTTTTGGACTCTTTCGCTACGACCCAGAGACACTAGCTCCCCTGCAATCAGACAACTCCGGGAGTAAACTTGTCGGAACAGGTTCGCTTAAAATATCTGGAAGGAAGAAATCTAATTCGGAGGGTTTAGGAGGCATTCTGTTCGCAAACCTAGATGATGTGGCTCGTGAATCCATGACAGGCAAGAAGCAGgaacttcaaaagaaaCCGATACTACTTGTTCCCCAAACCCTTGTATTTTCAGAAATAATGCTTGAACCAGGAGAAGTACGCTCCTTCCAATTCAGATCCCCGAGACTACCCCCGGACTTGCCTCCATCATACAAAACctcgaaaaatttcaagatcCAATACTACTTGAATTTTGGGTTGACTAAGATAGGCTCTAAAGGTCTTACACCATTTAATACAGATTTCCAGATACACGTGTGTCCTTTCGTCGACGCCCAAATTCGGCAATTCACTTCTAAACTAGATGCCGGTATCACCATTTTAGCGCCTGGGCGCGTCAAGGAAGTTAAAGACGCCCAACGCTCTCGCAGAAAATCCAGTTCATCCATACTTTTGAGGCGAAGAAGCTCAGCCCAGTCTGTAAACTTCTCAGAGTCCGTTAGCGAAGGTCCCAAGATTAGTAAAGACCTGTTTAAAAAACTGATACAGAGCCGTTTCTCTTCAGATGAGTTCAATGATGATATAGAGGGCTTAGTGGATAAAATAATGGAGTGCCAATTTGAAACCAATAACTATGAAAGCTCCGAAGGGGAGGATACTAATTCCTCGCAGCCGCAAGTACGAAAAGACATGGGTTCGGTACGTGAAAACCTCAATCAGCTTTACAATGGTACAGCTGACATCACCAACAccgaagaaaatgaaaatgaagccCAGAATGGCTCCACAGGTCCGTTGCCCCAGATAAAAAGCCTTCAGAAGGAATTCATCATAAACCGAAATGGCGAGTTCGTGGGAAAAGTTCGCTTGGCCAATTCTTTTTACACAACCTCCGATGACATCGACTTGGCGATTGATCTCGCCAACGAGGGGAGGTTCAAAATATCTGCGGTAACAACATCGCTGAAAGCTTTCGAGCTAATAAACCCTAAGTATGCAACAGAAGCTTTATCCGCAAGCATCAAACAACAGGGCCAAGTCATGGACGAAAATAGGGCAATCTGCTTCGAGGAAACTCCTACTCTGCATATAAAATTATTACCTCATAGGAGTCCTACCAATCAAATTACCAGTCAGTTCAGGACAGATGTTTTTCAATTCAAATGGATGCTTTGCCTGAAGTTCGTTCTACTGAACAGAGTTGAAAACgaagtttttgttgaagagtttTACGGAGACAAAAATGGGTCTCTGTCTCACGCGAAACAGTCGTTAGATGGTGAGGTGTTTTCCTGCCACATTCCCTTAACTATATTGCCTtcatccaagaactttggcGCATGGTAA
- the YCF1 gene encoding ATP-binding cassette glutathione S-conjugate transporter YCF1 (highly similar to uniprot|P39109 Saccharomyces cerevisiae YDR135C), producing MENVSLSSSSWRICDFCQDKEGLGPISKYGDFTPCFLDGVLLNATSLLMLAFGLKEIARLCRGPHPGIKFRRHWLLASRMTLVMFQIVLACIAIGKADSELEQQWASVSQRILGLASLCVALPLHWIEYHRSRVSNGVLLFFWLFEGLFTLFRAVHFKILLSYEEFLPVSHAGYVLTIFQSVTSFFILLLEAKFQKPQLGLADLSSSSRRKRNPYDSANIFSKISFSWMTQLMKTGYEKYLTETDLYNLPAEFGSADISRKFGQHWDYEVKHRAKPSLAWAMCVTFGGKMIVGACFKALYDILAFTQPQLLKSLIKFVTDYTDQNAFSQVPIVKGFMLSIGMFLVSVFQTSLLHQYFLRAFDTGMNAKSGLTSVIYQKALVLSNEASSASSTGDIVNLMSVDVQRIQDLTQWGQIIWSGPFQLILCLVSLYKLLGNSMWIGVIIMVITIPANSLIMRYQKKLQKVQMKYKDGRTRLISEILNNIKSLKLYAWEEPYRKKLDYVRNEKELKNLRRMGITNACASFQFNVIPFLVSCSTFGVFIWTQDAPLTTDLVFPALTLFNLLAFPLAVIPTAITAFVEASVSITRLQSFLTNEELQRDSVQRKSKVTKKGEVAVNVGADATFLWQRKPEYKVALKNINFAAKKGKLTCVVGKVGSGKSALIQAILGDLFRVKGFASVHGSIAYVSQVPWIMNGTVKDNILFGHKYDESFYTMTLKACALIVDLAVLPKGDQTLVGEKGISLSGGQKARLSLARAVYARADTYLLDDPLAAVDEHVTKHLVEHVLGPNGLLASKTKVLATNKITVLSIADHIALLENGEIIQQGSYDDVTSAKSSALSKIISTFGKKPEKSKTGENTVATTPELGAIAGSEIDLKKLDDKLIQEDTRSLRRASDATLRSLGFDDEEQPSLREHREQGKVKWDVYMEYAKACNPKHVLLFLAFVVLSMFLSVMSSVWLKHWSEVNTKYGFNPNSSKYLTVLFLLGVGSAISTLIQTVILWVYCTIHGSRYLHNIMADAVFKAPMSFFETTPIGRILNRFSNDIFKVDELLGRTFAQFFVNAIKVSFTIIVICFSTWQFILVILPMGTLYIYYQQYYLRTSRELRRLDSVTRSPIYAHFQETLGGISTIRGYNQQKRFVHINQARVDNNMSAYYPSVNANRWLAFRLEFIGSVIILAASSLSVLRLKQGALTPGMIGLSVSYALQITQSLNWIVRMTVEVETNIVSVERIKEYANLESEAPAVIESNRPSEDWPSQGSIKFENYSARYRPELELSLKDINLDIKPQERIGIVGRTGAGKSSLTLALFRIIEAASGRIYIDGLPIDSIGLRDLRHHLSIIPQDSQLFEGTIRENIDPTNEYTDEQIWRALELSHLKDHVKGLGKEELDAPLTEGGSNLSVGQRQLMCLARALLIPSKILVLDEATAAVDVETDQVIQETIRTAFKNRTILTIAHRINTILDSDRILVLDSGKVAEFDTPDNLLKNPESLFYSLCYEAGVLKN from the coding sequence ATGGAAAACGTTTCgctttcaagttcttcttggcgGATTTGCGACTTCTGTCAAGATAAAGAGGGATTAGGTCCGATATCTAAGTATGGGGACTTCACGCCTTGTTTCTTAGATGGCGTACTATTGAATGCTACTTCTCTCCTCATGCTCGCTTTTGGTCTGAAAGAAATCGCGAGGCTGTGCCGTGGACCGCACCCCGGTATAAAGTTCAGGAGGCATTGGCTTCTAGCTTCAAGGATGACATTAGTTATGTTCCAGATCGTACTTGCGTGCATAGCTATAGGAAAGGCAGACAGTGAGCTTGAACAGCAGTGGGCGTCGGTTTCGCAGCGGATTCTGGGCCTCGCCTCATTATGTGTCGCACTTCCCCTTCACTGGATCGAGTACCACAGATCTCGAGTCTCCAACGGCGTCTTGCTGTTCTTCTGGTTGTTCGAGGGACTTTTTACCCTTTTCAGGGCAGTTCATTTCAAGATTCTTCTTTCCTATGAGGAATTCCTGCCAGTATCACATGCGGGGTATGTGTTGACGATCTTCCAGTCGGTgaccagcttcttcattttaTTGCTTGAGGCAAAGTTCCAGAAGCCCCAGTTAGGGCTCGCTGACCTCTCTAGCTCAAGCAGACGCAAAAGAAACCCATATGACAGCGCCAACATCTTTTCTAAGATCTCGTTCTCGTGGATGACACAGCTAATGAAAACTGGTTATGAGAAGTATCTAACAGAGACAGATCTTTACAACCTTCCAGCGGAATTTGGTAGTGCAGATATCTCTAGAAAGTTCGGTCAACATTGGGACTATGAGGTCAAACACAGAGCCAAGCCTTCCCTAGCTTGGGCGATGTGCGTCACCTTCGGAGGGAAAATGATAGTTGGAGCCTGTTTCAAAGCGCTCTACGACATTCTGGCTTTCACGCAGCCTCAACTGCTCAAATCCTTGATCAAGTTTGTTACCGATTACACAGACCAGAACGCCTTCTCTCAAGTTCCAATTGTGAAGGGTTTCATGTTATCTATTGGTATGTTTTTGGTGAGCGTATTTCAGACATCTCTCCTCCACCAATACTTTTTGCGTGCTTTTGACACGGGTATGAATGCTAAAAGTGGCTTAACTTCAGTTATCTACCAAAAAGCGCTTGTCTTGTCGAATGAAGCATCATCTGCGTCTTCAACGGGGGACATCGTTAACCTAATGAGCGTTGATGTTCAGCGTATCCAGGACTTGACACAGTGGGGCCAAATCATCTGGTCTGGCCCTTTCCAACTGATCTTGTGTCTTGTCTCCCTTTATAAGCTGTTGGGAAATTCAATGTGGATTGGTGTTATTATAATGGTGATCACTATTCCTGCAAATTCTCTGATTATGAGATatcaaaagaagctacAGAAAGTTCAAATGAAATACAAGGATGGAAGAACTCGCTTGATTAGTGAAATTCTCAATAACATTAAGTCCTTGAAGCTCTACGCCTGGGAAGAGCCTTacagaaagaagcttgactATGTGCGGAACGAAAAAGAGTTGAAGAATCTTAGGAGAATGGGAATCACGAATGCCTGTGCTAGTTTCCAATTCAACGTTATTCCTTTCCTTGTTTCCTGTTCAActtttggtgtttttaTTTGGACCCAGGACGCGCCCCTGACAACAGATCTGGTTTTTCCAGCATTAACGCTCTTTAACTTGCTTGCTTTTCCACTTGCCGTGATCCCTACAGCAATTACTgcttttgttgaagcaTCTGTGTCTATCACCCGTCTTCAGTCTTTCTTAACAAacgaagaacttcagaGAGATTCTGTTCAGCGCAAATCCAAAGTCACGAAAAAGGGGGAAGTGGCTGTCAATGTTGGTGCCGATGCTACTTTCCTGTGGCAGCGGAAGCCTGAGTACAAAGTTGCTCTGAAAAACATTAACTTTGCCGCGAAGAAGGGAAAATTGACTTGTGTTGTGGGAAAAGTTGGTAGTGGTAAGAGCGCTTTGATCCAAGCAATTTTGGGCGATCTCTTTAGAGTAAAAGGATTTGCGAGCGTTCATGGTAGCATTGCCTATGTTTCGCAAGTACCCTGGATAATGAATGGGACCGTAAAAGATAATATCCTTTTTGGCCATAAATATGATGAGAGCTTTTACACCATGACTTTGAAGGCCTGTGCTTTAATTGTTGATTTAGCAGTCTTACCAAAGGGTGACCAAACCCTTGTTGGAGAGAAAGGCATTTCCTTGTCCGGAGGACAGAAAGCGCGGTTATCTCTTGCGAGGGCAGTTTACGCGAGAGCGGACACTTACTTGTTGGACGATCCATTGGCAGCAGTTGATGAGCATGTTACAAAgcatcttgttgagcatGTCCTGGGCCCCAACGGCCTTTTGGCTTCTAAAACAAAGGTCTTGGCAACCAACAAAATTACGGTGTTGTCTATAGCAGACCATATCGCTTTGTTGGAGAACGGTGAAATTATACAACAAGGTTCCTATGATGATGTTACTAGCGCCAAATCCTCGGCTCTGTCCAAGATTATAAGCACATTTGGCAAAAAACCAGAAAAAAGTAAAACCGGTGAAAACACTGTCGCAACAACCCCGGAGCTTGGCGCTATTGCTGGGAGTGAGATTGATctaaagaagcttgatgACAAGCTTATTCAAGAGGACACGCGCAGTCTGCGTAGAGCTAGTGATGCAACCCTAAGAAGCTTGGGGTTCGACGACGAGGAGCAGCCATCATTAAGGGAACATCGCGAGCAGGGTAAAGTCAAATGGGATGTTTACATGGAGTATGCGAAAGCTTGCAACCCAAAGCATGTCCtattgtttttggctttcGTTGTGCTCTCCATGTTTTTATCTGTTATGAGCAGCGTGTGGTTGAAGCACTGGTCCGAAGTCAACACGAAATACGGTTTTAACCCAAATTCCTCCAAGTATCTTACAGTGCTGTTTTTGTTAGGTGTGGGGTCTGCGATTTCAACGTTGATCCAGACGGTTATTCTTTGGGTCTATTGCACCATCCATGGTTCCAGATACCTGCATAATATTATGGCAGATGCTGTTTTTAAGGCACCAATGTCTTTCTTCGAAACAACACCTATCGGAAGGATTTTGAACAGATTTTCAAACGACATTTTCAAGGTggatgagcttcttggaaggaCTTTTGCCCAGTTTTTCGTTAATGCTATCAAGGTTTCTTTCACAATCATTGTCATTTGCTTCTCAACCTGGCAATTTATTCTTGTAATTTTGCCTATGGGTACCTTGTACATTTACTACCAGCAATATTACTTGAGGACCTCGCGAGAATTGAGGCGCTTAGACTCGGTGACACGGTCTCCAATTTATGCGCACTTCCAAGAAACTTTGGGAGGGATTAGCACTATCAGAGGGTACAATCAGCAGAAGAGATTTGTCCATATCAATCAAGCTCGCGTTGATAACAACATGAGCGCCTACTACCCCTCAGTCAATGCTAACCGCTGGCTCGCTTTTAGGCTTGAATTTATTGGCTCCGTGATTATATTggctgcttcttcattgtCAGTCCTTCGTCTGAAGCAAGGCGCCTTGACTCCAGGAATGATCGGTTTATCTGTAAGCTATGCGCTTCAAATCACGCAGTCTCTGAACTGGATTGTGCGGATGAcagttgaagttgagacCAATATCGTTTCGGTTGAAAGAATAAAAGAATATGCGAACCTGGAGTCAGAAGCGCCTGCGGTTATAGAATCTAATAGACCATCAGAGGACTGGCCTTCACAGGGTTCAATCAAATTTGAGAACTACTCTGCTCGCTACAGACCCGAGCTAGaattgagcttgaaggatATCAACCTTGACATTAAGCCGCAGGAGAGAATTGGTATTGTTGGTCGTACCGGCGCCGGCAAGTCTTCTTTGACCCTTGCTTTGTTCCGTATAATCGAGGCCGCGAGTGGTAGGATCTACATTGATGGTCTACCTATTGACAGTATTGGACTAAGGGACCTGAGACATCATCTTTCTATCATTCCTCAAGACTCACAATTATTTGAGGGTACGATAAGAGAAAACATTGACCCCACGAACGAGTACACAGACGAGCAGATATGGCGAGCCTTAGAGCTTTCGCACTTGAAAGATCATGTCAAAGGTCtaggaaaagaagagcttgacgCACCCTTGACAGAGGGCGGTAGCAATCTGTCAGTTGGGCAGAGGCAGCTAATGTGCCTGGCTAGAGCACTTTTGATTCCATCGAAGATTTTAGTGTTGGACGAAGCTACCGCTGCAGTGGACGTGGAAACCGACCAAGTCATTCAAGAGACGATCAGAACCGCCTTCAAGAACCGCACAATTTTGACAATTGCACACAGAATTAATACTATTTTGGATAGCGACCGGATCCTTGTGCTGGATAGCGGCAAGGTGGCGGAGTTTGACACGCCTGATAATTTACTCAAGAACCCGGAGAGTTTGTTTTACTCCCTCTGCTATGAGGCGGGcgttttgaagaactga
- the HOG1 gene encoding mitogen-activated protein kinase HOG1 (highly similar to uniprot|P32485 Saccharomyces cerevisiae YLR113W HOG1 Mitogen-activated protein kinase involved in osmoregulation via three independent osmosensors mediates the recruitment and activation of RNA Pol II at Hot1p-dependent promoters localization regulated by Ptp2p and Ptp3p), which produces MAAQEEFIRTQIFGTVFEITNRYTDLNPVGMGAFGLVCSATDTYTGQSVAIKKIMKPFSTAVLAKRTYRELKLLKHLRHENLICLEDIFLSPLEDIYFVTELQGTDLHRLLQTRPLEKQFVQYFLYQILRGLKYVHSAGVIHRDLKPSNILINENCDLKICDFGLARIQDPQMTGYVSTRYYRAPEIMLTWQKYNVEVDIWSAGCIFAEMIEGKPLFPGKDHVHQFSIITDLLGSPPEDVINTICSVNTLKFVTSLPHRDPVPFSERFKNVEPDAVDLLEKMLVFDPNKRITAADALSHPYLAPYHDPTDEPVADAKFDWHFNDADLPVDTWRVMMYSEILDFHQIGDNQIDPNATFDDQVAAATAAAQAAQAAQQHQSSQQQSQDPSERTHHSPDQQKSAHHSSAEHLPNDSRPNETLNSYANQAAQYASEFQ; this is translated from the coding sequence ATGGCAGCCCAGGAAGAGTTCATCAGAACGCAAATCTTCGGCACCGTGTTCGAAATCACAAACCGCTACACCGACCTCAACCCGGTCGGCATGGGCGCCTTCGGCCTCGTCTGCTCCGCCACCGACACCTACACGGGCCAGTCCGTcgccatcaagaaaatcatGAAGCCGTTCTCCACCGCGGTGCTCGCCAAGCGCACATACCGCGAgctcaagctgctcaagcaCCTGCGCCACGAAAACCTCATCTGTCTCGAGGACATCTTCCTCTCGCCGCTCGAGGACATCTACTTCGTCACCGAGCTCCAGGGCACGGACCTCCACCGCCTCCTGCAGACGCGGCCCCTGGAAAAGCAGTTCGTGCAGTACTTCCTGTACCAGATCCTCAGAGGCCTGAAGTACGTGCACTCCGCGGGCGTCATCCACCGCGACCTCAAGCCCAGCAACATCCTCATCAACGAGAACTGTGACCTGAAAATCTGCGACTTCGGCCTCGCCCGTATCCAGGACCCGCAGATGACCGGCTACGTGTCCACCAGGTACTACCGCGCGCCCGAGATCATGCTCACCTGGCAAAAGTACAACGTCGAGGTCGACATCTGGTCCGCGGGCTGCATCTTCGCCGAGATGATCGAGGGCAAGCCGCTCTTCCCCGGCAAGGACCACGTCCACCAGTTCTCCATCATCACCGACCTTTTGGGCTCGCCCCCGGAGGACGTCATCAACACCATCTGCTCTGTGAACACCCTCAAGTTCGTCACCTCCCTGCCCCACAGAGACCCCGTGCCCTTCTCCGAGCGCTTCAAGAACGTCGAGCCCGACGCCGTCGACTTGCTGGAGAAAATGCTTGTTTTCGACCCCAACAAGAGAATCACCGCCGCCGACGCCCTGTCTCACCCATACCTGGCCCCATACCACGACCCCACCGACGAGCCGGTCGCCGATGCCAAGTTCGACTGGCACTTCAACGACGCGGACCTGCCCGTCGACACCTGGAGGGTCATGATGTACTCCGAAATCCTAGACTTCCACCAAATTGGCGACAACCAGATAGATCCCAACGCCACCTTTGATGACCAGGTCGCAGCCGCCACTGCCGCTGCCCAGGCCGCCCAGGCCGCTCAGCAGCACCAATCTTCACAACAGCAGTCGCAGGACCCTTCGGAGCGCACACACCACTCACCCGACCAGCAAAAATCAGCGCACCATTCCTCTGCCGAGCACCTCCCAAACGATTCGCGCCCCAATGAAACATTGAACTCTTATGCGAATCAAGCTGCACAGTACGCTTCTGAGTTTCAATAA
- the CCW12 gene encoding Ccw12p (some similarities with uniprot|Q12127 Saccharomyces cerevisiae YLR110C CCW12 Cell wall protein mutants are defective in mating and agglutination expression is downregulated by alpha-factor) translates to MQFSTAAAVATVTAVVAATNTTTVHSDSTTLVTITSCEEHACSESVSPALVSTATVTVNDVVTKYTTWCPLPTTAAPSSSNGTKTEAPASSTASVTSYTGAAAKALPAAGALVAGAAALLL, encoded by the coding sequence ATGCAATTCTCTACCGCCGCTGCCGTTGCCACCGTCACTGCCGTTGTCGCTGCCACCAACACCACCACCGTGCACTCCGACTCCACCACTTTGGTGACCATCACCTCTTGTGAGGAGCACGCCTGCTCTGAGTCCGTCTCCCCAGCTTTGGTCTCCACTGCTACCGTGACCGTCAACGACGTCGTCACCAAGTACACCACCTGGTGCCCATTGCCAACCACCGCTGCTCCATCTTCCAGCAACGGTACCAAGACTGAGGCCCCAGCCTCCTCTACCGCTTCCGTCACCTCTTACACTGGTGCTGCCGCCAAGGCTTTGCCAGCTGCTGGTGCTTTGGTTGCCGGTGCTGCCGCTTTGTTGTTGTAA